The Trichomycterus rosablanca isolate fTriRos1 chromosome 15, fTriRos1.hap1, whole genome shotgun sequence genome contains a region encoding:
- the LOC134328241 gene encoding histone H3.v1-like, whose amino-acid sequence MSGYFISMSGHRARVLKNLKVSEVLDAQTEGEHVTIDVQEHKCLTLSELRWFEGLLAVRQRFQGSGSPYFFFSSSGGRCKKLLHYFKSEWTRMGFGGSYTFRNLRTSTVHHIKNLSPHVRRAVHQATCHSEDVASKFYVPLNTVQEAANVQRLMEQEDEEEQQQEEKEEQRRKQQQDEEEVELQEMQGLASEEEDDECARAHCSRTTGFGVDPRTPPGVHSKCQRSLLMKFLKLERVPRSKARSQAPVHKPRPPEPQPDSPMPGRKCSRKTRVYVESSSSSDAEEPRLPRHAPVEGAGGTPEPGSSGRVPPVRLPGHPFGAGPPAEARLPQPEGYVA is encoded by the exons ATGTCAGGATATTTTATATCCATGTCCGGACATCGGGCCAGGGTGTTAAAGAACCTAAAGGTGTCGGAGGTTTTGGACGCACAGACGGAAGGCGAGCACGTCACCATAGAC GTGCAGGAGCACAAGTGCCTCACGTTGTCTGAGCTGCGCTGGTTCGAGGGCCTGCTGGCAGTGAGGCAGAGGTTCCAGGGTAGCGGGTCACCCTACTTCTTCTTCTCCTCCTCGGGCGGACGGTGTAAGAAGCTCCTTCACTACTTCAAGAGCGAGTGGACTCGCATGGGGTTCGGAGGGAGCTACACGTTCCGGAATCTCCGGACGTCGACGGTTCACCAC ATCAAGAACCTGAGCCCCCACGTCAGGCGTGCCGTCCACCAGGCCACGTGCCATTCAGAGGACGTAGCTTCCAAGTTCTACGTTCCTCTGAACACGGTCCAGGAGGCCGCTAACGTGCAGCGGCTGATGGAgcaggaggatgaggaggagcagcagcaggaggagaaggaggagcAGCGGCGGAAGCAGCAGCAGGATGAGGAGGAGGTGGAACTGCAGGAGATGCAGGGGTTAGCGTCGGAGGAGGAGGATGACGAGTGTGCTCGGGCCCACTGCAGCCGGACCACCGGATTCGGAGTGGACCCTAGGACGCCACCCGGCGTTCACTCAAAGTGCCAGCGGAGCCTCCTGATGAAGTTCCTCAAGCTCGAGAGAGTGCCGCGATCCAAGGCGCGATCCCAGGCGCCCGTCCACAAGCCCAGGCCCCCGGAGCCTCAGCCCGACAGTCCGATGCCCGGGAGGAAGTGCTCGAGAAAGACCAGGGTCTACGTGGAGTCCTCCTCGTCTTCGGACGCCGAGGAACCCCGCCTGCCCCGCCACGCTCCGGTTGAGGGAGCTGGAGGAACGCCTGAACCTGGTTCCTCAGGGCGCGTGCCCCCGGTCCGACTGCCAGGACACCCTTTTGGAGCTGGCCCGCCTGCAGAGGCTCGTCTCCCACAGCCCGAAGGTTATGTTGCGTAA